A stretch of Myroides oncorhynchi DNA encodes these proteins:
- a CDS encoding T9SS type A sorting domain-containing protein, whose amino-acid sequence MKKLLLLFLFLISCFLMANTSYKMSKTTLDGASDRFNSDLVFSLRPYTFINKNYYQVLPVLKNSIKAVDINCLGRKSGVITGIIEGLDETKVYYVELLSSTGIILKSEKIVGGVVLFSELEIGEYRVRVYLDTTTIFVFDQNYTISDSNILKADISKTNISCRGASDGSITVNPSKGTPPYSYLWSNGATSSSISDLSAGTYSVTVTDGSGCKVQANATINEPSSLVAKATHSNVSCYNGTDGTAKVIVVGGTLPYTYLWDNGATSASISELSAGIYSVTVTDGSGCTAQANVTINEPAALVATVKGTDVSCHSGTDGTATVAVLGGTLPYSYLWSNGGTSSSISELSVGTYNVTVTDGSGCKVQANVTINEPAALVATVTGTDVSCHSGTDGTATVIVVGGTLPYTYLWSNGGTSSSISELSEGTYSVTVTDGSGCTAQANVTINEPAALVATVTGTDVSCHSGTDGTATVIVVGGTPPYSYLWDNGATSSSISELSEGTYSVTVTDGSGCTAQANVTINEPAALVSTVKGVDVSCHSGTDGTATVAVLGGTLPYSYLWSNGGTSSSISELSAGTYSVTVTDGSGCKVQANVTINEPAALVATVKGTDVSCHSGTDGTATVIVVGGTLPYTYLWSNGGTSSSISELSEGTYSVTVTDGSGCTAQANVTINEPAALVATVTGTDVSCHSGTDGTATVIVVGGTPPYSYLWDNGATSSSISELSEGTYSVTVTDGSGCTAQANVTINEPAALVSTVKGVDVSCHSGTDGTATVAVLGGTLPYRYLWDNGATSSSISELSAGIYSVTVTDGSGCTAQANVTINEPAALVATVKGVDVSCHSGTDGTATVAVLGGTLPYSYLWSNGGTSSSISELSVGTYNVTVTDGSGCKVQANVTINEPAALVATVTGTDVSCHSGTDGTATVIVVGGTLPYSYLWSNGGTSSSISELSEGTYSVTVTDGSGCTAQVNVTINEPAALVATVKGVDVSCHSGTDGTATVIVVGGTLPYTYLWDNGATSASISELSAGIYSVTVTDGSGCTAQVNVTINEPAALVATVKGTDVSCHSGTDGTATVAVLGGTLPYSYLWSNGATSSNISELSAGTYSVTVTDGSGCQKYLDIKIKDGEMIDIPTGNNNLNYYYGDNTKELIVDKVSGNSLKWYLDDNTTPVQGSKTAPIPLTNKVGVQVYWVSQVNSKGCESELLKIQVNVLPAKLIVTANSKSKVYGSVDPKLDYVVSGVVNDDKKEDVLTGDVSRDKGENVGIYKITQGSLKVNSNYTLVYKEVDFEITPAVIKGIELKDVEYIYNGKEFALLLQGKLPEGIQVKYEGNRQIEVGEYVVSALISGANYQDLVLKAKLTISKAEQTITFNKLSSVVFDKSLQLQMTATSSSRLPISYTYSFEEKAAAIVSSSGLVTIVRPGSIVITAHQKGSNNYKSAKSVSQILVINGDDANIISLTINKDKINKPSLKEFITLKCDDIGDMVTIDLEISAGATVSTGHSFNISTPKAGIYHQEIVVTSQSGLITKTYELVIERPFIFDDIVIQKFDNTLLVNNNPSTNGGYRFTGYKWYRNGQLISTDQVYSVGHHKEDLLDKNALYSVELVTDKKELLHTCASIVQYAPSNTIKLYPNPVAKHEVLEVALDYPTASLNNAVASIYSQTGQFLWKGPLHSPISKVQLPHVLVEGVYMMIIEIEGQKKTLRFTVKP is encoded by the coding sequence ATGAAAAAACTATTACTATTATTTCTTTTCTTGATTAGCTGTTTTTTAATGGCTAATACATCTTATAAGATGTCTAAAACTACTCTAGATGGGGCTAGTGATAGATTTAATTCTGATTTGGTATTTTCTCTAAGGCCATATACTTTTATTAATAAGAACTATTATCAGGTGTTACCTGTCTTAAAGAATAGTATTAAGGCAGTAGATATTAATTGTTTAGGTAGGAAATCAGGAGTTATAACTGGGATTATAGAAGGGTTAGATGAAACAAAAGTATACTATGTTGAGTTGCTGAGCAGTACAGGAATAATACTTAAAAGTGAGAAAATAGTTGGTGGAGTTGTATTGTTTTCTGAGCTTGAGATAGGCGAGTATAGAGTTAGAGTATATTTAGATACTACAACAATATTTGTTTTTGACCAAAACTATACTATTTCAGATTCTAATATCTTAAAGGCGGATATTTCTAAGACTAATATAAGTTGCAGAGGAGCAAGTGATGGATCCATTACTGTTAATCCTTCCAAAGGAACACCGCCATATAGTTATTTATGGAGTAATGGAGCTACTAGTTCAAGTATATCAGATTTATCAGCAGGTACTTATAGCGTTACAGTTACAGACGGAAGTGGGTGTAAAGTACAAGCTAATGCTACAATCAATGAACCATCTTCATTAGTAGCTAAAGCTACACATAGTAATGTTAGTTGTTACAATGGTACTGATGGAACAGCTAAAGTAATTGTAGTCGGAGGAACGCTACCTTATACTTATTTATGGGATAATGGAGCTACTAGTGCAAGTATATCAGAATTATCAGCAGGTATTTATAGCGTTACAGTTACAGACGGTAGTGGGTGTACTGCTCAAGCAAATGTTACAATCAATGAACCCGCTGCATTAGTTGCCACCGTAAAAGGCACTGATGTTAGTTGTCATAGTGGTACAGATGGAACAGCTACAGTAGCTGTACTAGGAGGAACGCTGCCATATAGTTATTTATGGAGTAATGGAGGTACTAGTTCAAGTATATCAGAATTATCAGTAGGTACTTATAATGTTACAGTTACAGATGGTAGTGGGTGTAAAGTACAAGCAAATGTTACAATCAACGAACCTGCTGCATTAGTTGCCACCGTTACAGGTACAGATGTTAGTTGTCATAGTGGTACTGATGGGACAGCTACAGTAATTGTAGTCGGAGGAACGCTACCTTATACTTATTTATGGAGTAATGGAGGTACTAGTTCAAGTATATCAGAATTATCAGAAGGTACTTATAGCGTTACAGTTACAGATGGTAGTGGGTGTACTGCTCAAGCAAATGTTACAATCAACGAACCTGCTGCATTAGTTGCCACCGTTACAGGTACAGATGTTAGTTGTCATAGTGGTACTGATGGGACAGCTACAGTAATTGTAGTCGGAGGAACACCGCCTTATAGTTATTTATGGGATAATGGAGCTACTAGTTCAAGTATATCAGAATTATCAGAAGGTACTTATAGCGTTACAGTTACAGATGGTAGTGGGTGTACTGCTCAAGCAAATGTTACAATCAATGAACCCGCTGCATTAGTTTCCACCGTAAAAGGAGTAGATGTTAGTTGTCATAGTGGTACTGATGGAACAGCTACAGTAGCTGTACTAGGAGGAACGCTGCCTTATAGTTATTTATGGAGTAATGGAGGTACTAGTTCAAGTATATCAGAATTATCAGCAGGTACTTATAGCGTTACAGTTACAGATGGTAGTGGGTGTAAAGTACAAGCAAATGTTACAATCAACGAACCCGCTGCATTAGTTGCCACCGTAAAAGGAACAGATGTTAGTTGTCATAGTGGTACTGATGGGACAGCTACAGTAATTGTAGTCGGAGGAACGCTACCTTATACTTATTTATGGAGTAATGGAGGTACTAGTTCAAGTATATCAGAATTATCAGAAGGTACTTATAGCGTTACAGTTACAGATGGTAGTGGGTGTACTGCTCAAGCAAATGTTACAATCAACGAACCTGCTGCATTAGTTGCCACCGTTACAGGTACAGATGTTAGTTGTCATAGTGGTACTGATGGGACAGCTACAGTAATTGTAGTCGGAGGAACACCGCCTTATAGTTATTTATGGGATAATGGAGCTACTAGTTCAAGTATATCAGAATTATCAGAAGGTACTTATAGCGTTACAGTTACAGATGGTAGTGGGTGTACTGCTCAAGCAAATGTTACAATCAATGAACCCGCTGCATTAGTTTCCACCGTAAAAGGAGTAGATGTTAGTTGTCATAGTGGTACTGATGGAACAGCTACAGTAGCTGTACTAGGAGGAACGCTGCCTTATAGGTATTTATGGGATAATGGAGCTACTAGTTCAAGTATATCAGAATTATCAGCAGGTATTTATAGTGTTACAGTTACAGACGGTAGTGGGTGTACTGCTCAAGCAAATGTTACAATCAATGAACCCGCTGCATTAGTTGCCACCGTAAAAGGAGTAGATGTTAGTTGTCATAGTGGTACTGATGGAACAGCTACAGTAGCTGTACTAGGAGGAACGCTGCCATATAGTTATTTATGGAGTAATGGAGGTACTAGTTCAAGTATATCAGAATTATCAGTAGGTACTTATAATGTTACAGTTACAGATGGTAGTGGGTGTAAAGTACAAGCAAATGTTACAATCAACGAACCTGCTGCATTAGTTGCCACCGTTACAGGTACAGATGTTAGTTGTCATAGTGGTACTGATGGGACAGCTACAGTAATTGTAGTCGGAGGAACGCTGCCATATAGTTATTTATGGAGTAATGGAGGTACTAGTTCAAGTATATCAGAATTATCAGAAGGTACTTATAGCGTTACAGTTACAGATGGTAGTGGGTGTACTGCTCAAGTAAATGTTACAATCAATGAACCCGCTGCATTAGTTGCCACCGTAAAAGGAGTAGATGTTAGTTGTCATAGTGGTACTGATGGAACAGCTACAGTAATTGTAGTCGGAGGAACGCTACCTTATACTTATTTATGGGATAATGGAGCTACTAGTGCAAGTATATCAGAATTATCAGCAGGTATTTATAGTGTTACAGTTACAGACGGTAGTGGGTGTACTGCTCAAGTAAATGTTACAATCAATGAACCCGCTGCATTAGTTGCCACCGTAAAAGGTACAGATGTTAGTTGTCATAGTGGTACTGATGGAACAGCTACAGTAGCTGTACTAGGAGGAACGCTGCCATATAGTTATTTATGGAGTAATGGAGCTACTAGTTCAAATATATCAGAATTATCAGCAGGTACTTATAGCGTTACAGTTACAGACGGTAGTGGGTGTCAAAAATATTTGGATATAAAAATTAAGGATGGAGAAATGATAGATATCCCAACTGGAAATAATAATTTAAACTATTACTATGGTGATAATACCAAAGAGTTAATAGTTGATAAAGTTTCAGGAAATAGTTTAAAATGGTATTTAGATGATAATACTACTCCTGTACAAGGGAGTAAAACAGCCCCTATACCATTAACAAATAAAGTTGGTGTTCAGGTTTATTGGGTTAGCCAGGTTAATTCTAAAGGGTGTGAAAGTGAGCTATTAAAAATACAGGTTAATGTATTACCTGCTAAATTAATAGTAACAGCTAATTCTAAATCTAAAGTATATGGATCTGTAGATCCTAAGTTAGATTATGTTGTATCAGGGGTAGTAAACGATGATAAGAAGGAAGATGTGCTAACAGGAGATGTATCTCGCGATAAAGGAGAAAACGTTGGAATATATAAGATTACACAAGGTAGTCTTAAAGTAAATAGCAATTATACATTAGTCTATAAAGAAGTTGATTTTGAAATAACTCCAGCTGTGATAAAAGGTATAGAACTTAAAGATGTAGAATATATTTATAATGGAAAAGAGTTTGCTTTATTGCTACAAGGAAAATTACCAGAAGGGATACAAGTTAAATATGAAGGAAATAGACAAATAGAGGTAGGTGAGTACGTTGTTTCTGCGTTGATAAGTGGAGCTAATTATCAAGATTTAGTTTTAAAAGCAAAACTTACAATTAGCAAGGCAGAACAAACAATTACCTTTAATAAATTATCATCAGTGGTATTCGATAAATCACTCCAATTACAAATGACAGCAACAAGTAGTTCTAGACTGCCAATTTCTTATACTTATTCATTTGAAGAGAAGGCAGCAGCGATAGTTAGTTCTTCTGGATTAGTGACTATTGTTCGCCCTGGTAGTATTGTTATAACTGCTCATCAAAAGGGAAGTAATAATTATAAGTCAGCAAAAAGTGTAAGTCAAATCCTTGTGATAAATGGTGATGATGCTAATATTATCAGCTTAACTATCAATAAGGATAAAATAAATAAACCTTCCCTAAAAGAGTTTATTACATTAAAATGTGATGACATAGGAGATATGGTTACTATAGATTTGGAGATTAGTGCAGGAGCTACAGTCAGTACAGGTCATAGTTTTAACATATCAACTCCCAAAGCGGGTATCTATCACCAAGAGATAGTAGTTACTTCTCAAAGTGGCCTTATTACTAAAACGTATGAATTGGTTATCGAACGTCCTTTTATCTTTGACGACATAGTTATTCAGAAATTCGATAATACGCTTTTGGTTAATAACAATCCATCAACTAATGGAGGGTATCGCTTTACAGGGTATAAATGGTATAGAAACGGCCAGTTAATTAGTACTGATCAAGTTTATTCTGTAGGGCATCATAAAGAGGATTTGTTAGATAAAAATGCCCTTTATAGTGTAGAATTAGTAACAGATAAAAAGGAATTGTTACATACTTGTGCTTCTATAGTTCAGTATGCACCTTCTAATACTATAAAACTATATCCAAATCCAGTAGCAAAACATGAAGTATTAGAAGTAGCACTCGATTACCCTACAGCTTCTCTTAATAATGCTGTTGCTTCTATTTATAGTCAAACAGGACAATTCTTATGGAAGGGACCACTTCACAGCCCTATATCTAAAGTACAATTACCTCATGTTTTAGTAGAGGGAGTTTATATGATGATTATTGAAATAGAAGGACAAAAAAAGACTCTTAGATTTACTGTAAAGCCTTAA
- a CDS encoding calcium:proton antiporter, producing the protein MTQDNVNKGLSLASIFPTKTRIRLIGVWLIVILFMVFGGAIIGDSLSPLVATTVFIVLLLTIIVAAFGVVKEADELAHKLGEPFGTLILTLSIVSIEVILISAVMLGPGENPTIGKDSIFSVMMIIMNLVIGLCILLGGLKYGEQEYNAQGTMSYIAMIIMLGGIALLLPNFIQGAGGGMFSTTQAVVLAVFIIVLYAVFLYFQMTGYRHLYVQPKEGSMEILFKDRAIANNVTAYSEHTATDGKKEIWIRSIILIGMILPIVLLSHNMAVVVDYGIKAANLPTLLGGVLIAIIVFTPESMTAVKAALNNEFQRAINLCHGAFVSTVGLTVPSVLIIGLITGKTVLFGMNSTETILFVITLLLSLMTFLGKRTTPIMGIMHLVLFAVFTLLIFNP; encoded by the coding sequence ATGACACAAGACAATGTAAACAAAGGGTTATCCTTAGCGAGTATTTTTCCAACCAAAACAAGAATACGCTTAATAGGTGTATGGCTTATCGTCATACTGTTTATGGTATTTGGAGGAGCTATTATAGGAGACTCACTCTCTCCCTTAGTAGCAACTACTGTTTTCATAGTACTACTATTGACTATTATAGTCGCTGCTTTTGGCGTAGTAAAAGAAGCGGATGAACTTGCACATAAACTAGGAGAACCTTTCGGAACACTTATTCTTACTTTATCTATTGTATCTATAGAGGTAATCTTAATCTCAGCAGTAATGTTAGGTCCTGGAGAAAACCCTACTATTGGTAAAGACTCTATCTTCTCTGTCATGATGATCATTATGAACTTAGTGATAGGATTATGTATCCTATTAGGGGGGCTTAAATATGGAGAACAAGAGTATAATGCGCAAGGAACGATGTCTTATATAGCAATGATTATTATGCTAGGAGGAATCGCTTTATTACTTCCTAATTTTATACAAGGTGCCGGTGGAGGTATGTTTAGCACCACACAAGCTGTTGTATTAGCGGTCTTTATTATTGTTCTTTATGCTGTCTTCTTATATTTCCAAATGACAGGATATAGACACCTATATGTACAACCCAAAGAGGGATCAATGGAAATTCTCTTTAAAGATAGAGCTATAGCGAATAATGTAACCGCTTATAGTGAACATACTGCTACCGATGGAAAGAAAGAGATATGGATACGCTCTATCATCTTAATCGGAATGATACTACCTATTGTACTATTATCTCATAATATGGCTGTAGTAGTGGACTATGGTATTAAAGCAGCTAATCTACCGACGCTATTAGGAGGTGTATTAATCGCTATTATCGTATTTACACCCGAATCTATGACAGCTGTTAAAGCAGCTCTAAATAATGAGTTTCAACGTGCGATAAACCTATGTCACGGAGCATTTGTATCTACTGTGGGACTTACTGTACCCTCTGTTCTTATCATTGGGTTAATTACAGGCAAGACTGTGTTATTTGGGATGAATAGCACAGAAACTATTTTATTTGTCATTACCCTACTACTTAGTCTAATGACGTTCTTAGGTAAGCGTACTACTCCTATTATGGGTATTATGCACTTAGTCTTATTTGCAGTGTTCACACTACTAATATTTAATCCTTAG
- a CDS encoding PstS family phosphate ABC transporter substrate-binding protein produces the protein MKKHYLFVRKGVLVFSSLLLLSCGNKNHSIKMKGSDTEVNLAVNLAEKYTQIDANFSIAISGGGSGIGITSLLNGQADIANSSRPLSDKEIKQFEDKNIKVRTVVFAEDATAFVVHKDLPINEIDLETLAKILKGEITNWNQVTAVDLPINIYGRQSSSGTHSFIKKKLKIEFSNAAKEMTGNAQILEGVKADKSGIGYVGAGYISHEVSANPTVKILNIKETATSQAFSPIDAATINNSLYFFQRPLYQFILEDSWEKVKPFVDFESSEIGKKIIIDHGYYIIERP, from the coding sequence ATGAAAAAACACTATTTATTTGTAAGAAAAGGTGTATTAGTCTTTTCTTCCTTATTACTACTTTCTTGCGGTAACAAGAACCATTCAATTAAAATGAAAGGGTCTGATACCGAAGTGAACCTAGCGGTTAATCTGGCTGAGAAATATACTCAAATAGATGCTAACTTTAGTATTGCCATCTCTGGCGGAGGATCTGGTATAGGAATTACTTCCTTATTAAATGGTCAAGCAGACATCGCTAACTCTTCTCGTCCTTTATCGGATAAAGAAATCAAACAATTTGAAGACAAGAACATCAAAGTACGCACTGTTGTATTTGCTGAAGATGCAACTGCTTTTGTCGTGCACAAAGATTTACCAATTAATGAAATAGATCTTGAAACACTAGCTAAGATTCTAAAAGGAGAGATTACTAATTGGAATCAAGTCACTGCAGTAGATCTACCTATTAACATCTACGGTCGTCAAAGTAGCTCTGGAACACATTCTTTTATCAAAAAGAAACTAAAGATAGAGTTCTCTAATGCAGCTAAAGAAATGACAGGTAATGCTCAGATATTAGAAGGAGTGAAAGCAGACAAATCAGGGATAGGCTACGTCGGTGCAGGATATATTTCACACGAGGTATCTGCTAACCCTACTGTAAAGATTCTTAATATTAAAGAAACTGCTACTTCTCAAGCTTTCTCACCGATAGATGCAGCAACGATTAATAACAGTCTATATTTCTTCCAAAGACCACTATATCAATTCATATTAGAAGACTCTTGGGAGAAGGTAAAGCCTTTTGTTGACTTTGAAAGTAGTGAAATAGGTAAGAAAATAATCATTGATCACGGGTATTATATCATAGAACGACCATAA
- the pstC gene encoding phosphate ABC transporter permease subunit PstC, producing the protein MKYKIRIGLDIAFKYIFKATGLLVLFLLGGILAMLIYNSISFFMDVKPLDFITGMEWNPTGKNPQYGMLPLILSTTIVTFGAMLIAIPLGIGTAAFISEYAGKRLKNILKPAVEMLAAVPSVVIGFLGIVVVSPGLADMANLPNGLNALNGAILLAIMALPTIITIAEDAIHAVPKMYKEASYGVGATKWQTLRKVIIPAAGPGIISAIMLGVGRAIGETMTVLMATGNAALIPTGFFDSVKTMTATIAIEMGEVPYQTTHYYGLYALATVLFFMTLIANLVGEYFINRLRKYHAA; encoded by the coding sequence ATGAAATATAAAATTAGAATAGGCTTAGATATCGCATTCAAGTATATCTTTAAAGCAACTGGTCTTTTAGTGCTTTTCTTATTAGGAGGTATATTAGCAATGCTAATATACAACTCAATATCTTTCTTCATGGATGTTAAACCACTTGATTTCATCACTGGAATGGAGTGGAATCCTACAGGTAAGAATCCTCAATATGGAATGCTTCCGCTTATATTAAGTACAACAATAGTAACCTTCGGAGCTATGCTTATCGCTATTCCTCTAGGTATCGGAACAGCTGCATTTATCTCTGAATACGCAGGCAAAAGATTAAAGAATATCCTAAAGCCAGCAGTTGAGATGTTAGCTGCAGTACCTTCAGTTGTAATCGGTTTCTTAGGTATCGTAGTAGTAAGCCCTGGATTAGCTGATATGGCTAATCTACCAAACGGTTTAAATGCCTTAAACGGAGCGATATTACTTGCTATTATGGCGTTGCCTACTATTATCACGATTGCAGAAGATGCTATACATGCTGTACCTAAAATGTACAAGGAGGCAAGCTACGGTGTAGGAGCTACCAAGTGGCAGACACTACGCAAAGTCATTATCCCTGCTGCAGGTCCTGGTATTATATCAGCTATTATGTTAGGTGTTGGTAGAGCTATCGGAGAGACGATGACAGTACTGATGGCTACAGGTAACGCCGCTCTAATTCCTACAGGATTCTTTGATTCAGTAAAAACGATGACAGCGACTATCGCTATTGAGATGGGAGAAGTTCCTTATCAGACTACACACTACTACGGATTATACGCATTGGCAACAGTACTGTTCTTTATGACATTAATCGCCAACTTAGTAGGAGAATATTTTATAAACAGATTAAGAAAATACCATGCTGCATAA
- the pstA gene encoding phosphate ABC transporter permease PstA, translating into MLHKRFRFSSIIEWGTLVGTTLIVCFFLVVIILEIVTKGVGSLSWEFITTIPKEGMTKGGILTPIIGTVLITLITALFSIPFGVFCAIYLNEYAENNWLTKIIRAAIRNLSGVPSIIYGLFGLALFVQALSLGTSLLAAGLTLGLLSLPYIITTTEEALMQIPNSTREAALAVGATKFETIKDVVIPSAVPGILTGVVLTLSRAAGETAPILFTGAAFYISDTNGYVNQEFMALPYHLYMLSTQHQAIDEVRPIAYGTALVLILVVFLLNLSAFYIRYKFRKNEN; encoded by the coding sequence ATGCTGCATAAAAGATTTAGATTTTCCTCTATCATTGAATGGGGAACATTAGTAGGAACAACACTTATCGTGTGTTTCTTCCTTGTAGTGATTATCCTTGAGATTGTCACTAAAGGCGTAGGTAGCTTATCATGGGAGTTTATCACTACTATTCCTAAAGAAGGAATGACTAAAGGTGGTATCCTTACTCCTATTATTGGTACAGTATTAATCACCTTAATCACTGCGCTATTTAGTATTCCATTTGGTGTATTCTGTGCAATCTACTTAAACGAGTATGCAGAGAACAATTGGCTAACAAAGATTATCCGTGCAGCGATACGTAACTTGTCAGGAGTACCTTCTATTATCTACGGATTATTTGGATTAGCATTATTTGTACAGGCATTATCATTAGGTACATCTCTATTAGCAGCAGGTCTTACTTTAGGGTTATTATCTCTACCCTATATTATTACCACAACAGAAGAGGCATTAATGCAAATACCAAATAGTACAAGAGAAGCTGCATTAGCAGTGGGTGCAACTAAATTTGAGACTATCAAAGATGTCGTGATACCTTCTGCTGTACCTGGGATATTAACAGGAGTAGTACTAACGCTATCAAGAGCGGCTGGTGAGACAGCTCCTATCCTATTCACAGGTGCTGCATTCTATATCAGTGATACGAATGGATATGTAAACCAAGAGTTTATGGCTCTCCCTTATCACTTATATATGTTATCTACACAACATCAAGCTATTGATGAAGTTAGACCTATCGCCTACGGAACAGCATTAGTACTAATTTTAGTCGTGTTCCTATTAAACTTAAGCGCATTTTATATCCGTTATAAATTCAGAAAAAATGAAAACTAA
- the pstB gene encoding phosphate ABC transporter ATP-binding protein PstB encodes MKTKLSAQNLSISFANKQVLKSVNVEFEENKITALIGPSGCGKSTLLRSFNRMHDLVPYAKINGKIMLEDIDIYSKNIPVTEIRKRIGMVFQKANPFPKSIYDNIAYGLKINNLPHDKGVIEKALTEAFLWDEVKDDLKMPAHRLSGGQQQRLCIARAVALRPEVILMDEPCSALDPVSTLKIEELILHLKEKYTIAIVTHNMQQAQRIADQTYFMYLGEVKESGLTQDIFENPKHEMTKNYINGVFG; translated from the coding sequence ATGAAAACTAAATTATCTGCACAAAACTTAAGTATCAGTTTTGCAAACAAGCAAGTTTTAAAAAGTGTAAACGTCGAGTTTGAAGAAAATAAAATAACTGCCCTTATCGGACCATCAGGTTGTGGTAAGAGTACTTTACTTAGAAGCTTTAACCGCATGCATGACTTAGTACCTTACGCTAAGATCAACGGAAAGATCATGCTTGAGGATATTGATATTTATTCAAAGAATATTCCCGTAACAGAGATTAGAAAGCGCATCGGAATGGTGTTTCAAAAAGCAAACCCTTTCCCTAAGAGTATCTATGACAATATCGCTTACGGATTAAAGATAAACAACTTACCTCACGATAAGGGTGTAATTGAAAAAGCCTTAACAGAGGCCTTCTTATGGGATGAGGTAAAAGACGATTTAAAGATGCCTGCTCACCGCCTATCAGGAGGACAGCAGCAACGTCTGTGTATCGCTAGAGCAGTTGCTCTAAGACCTGAGGTTATCTTGATGGATGAGCCATGTTCTGCTCTTGACCCAGTGAGTACGCTTAAAATAGAAGAGCTTATTCTACACCTTAAAGAAAAGTACACGATCGCTATCGTAACCCATAATATGCAACAAGCACAGCGTATTGCTGATCAAACGTATTTTATGTACTTGGGTGAAGTGAAAGAAAGCGGATTGACTCAAGATATCTTTGAGAATCCTAAACATGAAATGACAAAGAACTACATCAATGGGGTCTTTGGATAA